AAGAAGGTTTTGATGAAATTAGATTTGCTGCCTACCGTACAGCTGCAAAATTGCTTTTTATCCAAAGAAAGACAAACTGTAAGTTAGCAACAGTTAGATGTTAATGAACTATCTGCTACGAGTCTACTTTAGCTCGCTAATGTACAACATCCAGACTAGTTCTTGGAAGGCCATAGCTAGTTTTCAGTGATGACTACTTAGCTCTCTTTCAGAGTTTCTCCAAGCCAACATAGTCCTGAACATTAAATCTGTGTTGCAGGTCAAATCTGAGGTCAActttatgataatgaataccagacacaaagaaatgagaaatcaaACTAAGTTGTAATTCATTTTAACCAAGAACATCTTCACAATATCAATATTCTTACCAGGCTCAGCTGACCATGATAttatgtctttttttcttaagtaCACCTGGTTGATGTTTTCAACATGATTGAAGCATTCCGCGAAAATGGACTGAACACTTTAGACCACAACACAGAGCTCCATGAGACACGCCTGGAAGCCATAGTCTCCAGTATATTTTATGCCTTGAACAAGAGGTTACCAACAACCCACTACATTGACATTGAGCGGTCAATTAGTTTGGTAACAAATTGGCTTTTATATGCATATGACAGgtggttattttattttggtgACTGGCTTGTTGCTTCTATGTTGGTCCTAGCTTAAGgttttttcttaataattgTCAGGGTAGTTCTCTTGCTATCCTATAATGGAAGGGTATGTGCTGCTCCCTTTTATTTTCTGGCTAAACCTTTCTTTTCACAGGATGTCCagcagttttttctttcaatctttTTCTCTCTGCACAacattaacttttttcttttttgtatgtTGCACAAAGTTGGAAAAAATTAAGTGCAATAATCACCAATAATTACTTTCTGTGGTTGTTTCCTACAGTGATGCCATTGGTCGTATGAGAGTTCTTTCTGTAAAGAcagctctttcaacattgtgtGCGGGGCGTCTTGTCGACAAACTGAGATGTAAGAGCTTCAGTTATTTTATGGTTGCTTCGAAAATTAACATGTTTATCTTACCTTGCAATGTAAGCCctatggtgatgatgatgatctagAGCTATCACTTAATAATCATAACAAGACACTTGCAAACATTTGTGCAAGGTTACAGTCCAACCATTAAATTtataaattggaaaaattgaaaaatgatgcGTGACACTATAAAAACAGTAAAAAGTTAATGTAAAACTCTTAAAAATGTcaatgaacattaaaaaatgtacaaacgTTTCGGGCAGAGCCCTTCATCTGTGTAAAAAAGCCCATTGTGGCAAGTTTGCATGCGCAATACAAAAAACCTAACGGGGAATGTGTGCTTGCAAAATTGTAACATGCGCATGTGTGAAACACAGCTATGAAATAGGAATGTGTGACTAAGAGTGTGTGTTACATGCGTTCGCATtaaataaaagcaaatgaaTTTATAGTTAGAGACAAGATAATTAAAATACATTGCTAAGTCAGTGTTCTCCCcgagttttagctcagcaggtaagggacattattcctgaccggtattttttaaaacaacttatatagttttagtgaaccttCAACAGGTTGCAGAcggtaagaagttcttagaactgtcGCTTGaagcggtaaattttaccggttaccgcctgataaggagaacccTGCTAAGTAAAGCTTAAAAGACTTACAAAGCAATGCTTAACTGAAGTGCTTATTGTGAATGCAGGGGAGCATAGTCATGGCCATGTTGACCTGCTGATTGATGAATGAGGTTAtccttttctctttctctctcaGATCACTTTTCACAGATAGAGGATGACAATGGGTTATtgaattttccaaaatttgaagcATACCTGAGAGAATTGCTTCAGGTATTTGTTATTATCTCTCTGTGAACAATAAATTATCTTGTGAGTTTTGCTTTCCTACCACAGATCATTCACTTGATCCTCTTAAAACATGTGCATATGTACACATGAATAATTATGTAAGGAGAGTCAAGCTACACGGAACAGAAAGTAAACATGCTCCTGTAAAATTAGGGATCTGTAGCCATTGTTAAAATTTGGGGGAAAAATGACAGTCTATGTGGGGCCCCGTAGTTACTTGTGTATAACAAGTGTTTGATTAATAATTTGGAAACTACCAAAGACAAATTTTTTCAGTGCTATTTATGCTCACTTTGTAACCACTCTTGTAAGTCATCAGCTCCCCTGTTAATGGTGACATAAAGCTCTCATAAGCAACACCTTTAGGATTACCCTTAGGaaaatttttccatttcttagACTCTCTGAATTTCTGGaagattaattattattggtctAACCCACAACATACTGATTTTGTTACTAACAGAGTAGGTTGAATGGAATTTCCCTTGAATATCACTATTACACACTGTGTtttgataaataataattattattgttactttaGCTCCCCGCGGCAGTTGGAGAAGCACCAACTTTTGGTTTTGCTGAAGACATGGCAAATAAATTCATCTCGCCTGATGGGGTAAGTAGGTGAATTTGTGGTGGCCATAGTTCACCAAAAGCCATTCTAGTTCACCACTgttcaataacattaaaacatGTTTGTGTGATGTGAGACAAAGTGAAATCTAGAAATTGGCCTCTTATTGGGAGAGAGCAAATGGGGAGAAAAATATGAGGGGAAGGTTGGGACCAGTAAACTCCTTAACTTAACTGCAGTATCCCCTCATTTGGAAGTGCAGCCATGTGGCATAAGAAGGGTTTTGGCATAAGGTAATCATGAACTTGTGGCTGCTGCTAAACACAGAAAGTTCCTTGTTTCTAAATCAAATGTAGTCTTTGTTGAGCTaaacaccttttctttttttagaaaaagtTAATTCAATGTTTTCATCCAGTACCCTTAACTTGCATGGTTTATCTGATATTTCGAGGAAGCATATAATTTATAATCTCACAGCCTATTTAGGCTTCCTTGCCATTAACGCTAtaaacagaaaattttgatattgtaaataataattatagttagGGTAGTGTGTATCATCTTTAATGTGCTACAAATTATTTTACACTGGTGTATTTTTGGTGGCAAAATAAATGTATgtgatttcatttttctttcagccactgaagcaaaataaaacagagcTGCTAAATTACCTGGAGTGTGTCATGGGTTCTGATACACCATTGTGCTATGTTTGGCTGGGAACCttgcaaaaaatggcaaatgcTTCAAAATGTGAGGAGTGTGGAGTGTGGTAGTTAGTGAAATGACGTTATATTCTGTTCTTTACAATTTGCAAACTTGATAAAAGAGCctgaaagaaagtttgcttTGTTGATAGGTGAACATCATATACAGTGCCAGTGTTGCAAGAAGAAACCCATTCAGGGTTTCAGGTGGGTTTGGCGACCGTCTCTTTCCTCTCCtacttttgtttcactttgaTGAAGGGACAGTTTTGTAGTGGTTAGGTCATTAGGCTTCAGATCGTAAGGTTAGGGTTGATTTTTGTATTGCATTTGTACGggaaaaagtaaagaaaagaagggAAACCCCTGAAACGAGGTTGAAGGTTGAGGCGTACTACGCGGCCTAAATacagattattacatgttaaggccctgatatcgtttttattcacgagtttttaataccgtTTCGCGAACTAGTGAGTCTTCGAGCGACTGAggggtatggtattaaaaacgagtgaataaaaacgatatcaggctcttaacatgtaataatttgttttttacatattacatgcttaaaacagaaatcaagccaccaagttgaagtacaagaaagcgttgattaAACTGCAAAGCacttcttcccgccaaatttgatgcCAGGCGtgagctaaaatataacgtgcaacccgattggtccaaccaaattattacaatctatttgattggacaattcaaacccgtgaagtaaTATGACATCATTTCAATCAGTGaagtgatatcatatcacttcacgggtgtcatttttattcacggctttatcacactgatatccacacataatatgtaataaaaaggTGTACTGTGTGATGGAAAGAGAATGTGACTGTCTGAAAATTGGGGCTGTGGAGTtggtttgtttgaaaaatcatgttattatcactttgtcgggcattgtggcgcattttgcgggctaaaatggagaatttggcgggctaaaatgtattttagcccgctgaaataaaccaataaaaaatgagaatcaaataatcgtacgatctaagcagccaatcaaaatcgagaagccatttcaaagtttgctgacgttttctcacagcgctggtgaaaaaaatattcttcagactgttttgttgtcatttttttcagtttttattttctcaatgccctccaaaggcctagcggctcgggctaaaatgagtctgagtcgggcccaaaacatatttatgcccgcaaacataaactctatcgttatattttttttctttcccttagGTATAAGTGCCTTCACTGTTACAATTACACGCTCTGTCAGGTGAGACTCTTGTTGCTACACACTGAAGGGCACCAGTGTGAGTTGCCTTATTTTCCCGGGGTTACACATAGTTTAatgctactctggcttaaaacGAATGCGACTTACAAAGTTTGCGATTGAAAACCCAGGGTGTtgtctaattaacaattattcctcgagcccgaaggCTATATCATATaacctactagtagctcaaccaatcagaacgcagcattgatgatagaccactagttggattttactactACACTGATACATTGAGACGCCCGACGTTTTATGTACACGTCAGaaagtgtctccctgacaCAAGGTATAAGCAGTACCCTAACCAGACAGTACTAAAAAAAGTTCTTAGGCTTAAAGTCTGTGTGACACAAATTAATTGTGTTAGGCAGCCTAGGTATGTGTAATGAACGAGTTGATACCTACTGTAAAAATtgctccaaaaaaaattttacgTGTTTTCTCACGCTCAAAACATACCGATTTCAGCGGCTTGACTCTCAACATGCTGTAGTTGACGTGTACATGTTCGGGGTTCACAAGCGATGTCGCTATGTCGTACCAAAAAATGAGCTAATCATGCAAAGGAGTCCTAATTAATTGAGATTTCTGTTCTATAGGATTGTTTTTGGAGAGGAAAATTGTCACAAAGCCATAAACTTACCCATGATGTTCGAGAGTATTCAACTTGGGTGAGATTTGCTTTAGTGCTCTTACAACTTGCGAAGCACCTTATGTTGTACAAATAAtcgtttgcttttgtttgtttgtccctttttttttcatactgttattttcatttgtttgtttgttgtttttctaaaCGAGATCAAGTTTTCGGCGCAACCCTCGCGTCCAGTATCCTGCAGGCCTTGCGCGGGTTCTTGTATTTTCTCGCTCTTTTGTTTGTAACCAAAACTAGAGACTGCGAGCTGTCTATTAAAAAACCGATACTTTCACCTCAGTAATGGCTTTGAATCCGCGACCTTCAACATGTCAACATTTGACTGCCGGAGTTACCCACTCGTATCAATTCGCACAGTTAGAATAACCATTCATTGTTATTCAGGAGCAATGCAAGCATTTCTTAGATTGACAATTCGAATGAGAGAACTCGGTCCTAGATTTTTTAACCAAGGAGGGTGTcatatttttctcatttttcagAACGCTGGCGAGAGAGGCAGCTCTTTCCGCAGTAAATTCCTCTGTGGCGGTGGACGGAAGAAACGTCCCTCTCTTCCGGAGTTCCCGCGCGAACCTGAACCGAGCAAGACACTGGATGTTACCAATATTGTGTAAGTATCCTGTGTGCTATCCAGTCGTTACGTACCCATGGATCTTTCGCACCCAGACGATTCGTAACCAAGCACAGACGTTTCGTACCCACTTTCGAGCAGTTCACACACATCCCTCTGGACGATTCGAACCCAACAAATTACgacacaaaatgtttaaaacaaacaaacttttaCTCCATTTATCCAAGTAATCGAAAATACGATTAAGATGCACGCTCGCACGCGCAAGGTTTATGTGTGATCTTATTCCTGTTTGCCTATCCAGCCCTTGTTGTTTTCATACGGTCGGTGAGTTTTTTTGCGGAACAGAAAATTGGTTCACGCGgtattaagaaaagcaagtggTTCCCTTCACTCTGGGGGAGGGCTTACGTTTGAAATGCTGTTTTGGAACCGTTTTGTTGCGGCGGCTTTCGTTCATTATCGATTCTGTAGATAATTCAAATTTCGTTCTGAAGGTATTAGCCAAGTGTGTCGTTGGTGCCTACATGACATAAAGGAAACTTTTAGTTCTGTTATAGCGCTGTTTTGCTGTTCGCTGTTTATTGCAACTTGTCTTGCAGCGTGGCGACACAAGTAGATTGGGAGCTGTCTCCAATTTTCCCGCAAGAAACAAACGAGCGAGCAAAATAGACCGGCGCGGGGAGAGCGCTGAAAATTTTCTGTTTCTCCATCGCTTCGCTTTATATTTTGCTCGTTTGTTCCTCGCCGAAATTGAGTCTATTCTAcggtcaaaacaaaaatttggttttatcaaacgagttgataaaggttgaattaccaccatgaaagattta
This sequence is a window from Acropora palmata chromosome 6, jaAcrPala1.3, whole genome shotgun sequence. Protein-coding genes within it:
- the LOC141883827 gene encoding dystrobrevin alpha-like isoform X4 produces the protein MDATTSPILARNIMNESIPKDEADQLLQDLFHEMSEEGFDEIRFAAYRTAAKLLFIQRKTNLHLVDVFNMIEAFRENGLNTLDHNTELHETRLEAIVSSIFYALNKRLPTTHYIDIERSISLVTNWLLYAYDSDAIGRMRVLSVKTALSTLCAGRLVDKLRYHFSQIEDDNGLLNFPKFEAYLRELLQLPAAVGEAPTFGFAEDMANKFISPDGPLKQNKTELLNYLECVMGSDTPLCYVWLGTLQKMANASKCEHHIQCQCCKKKPIQGFRYKCLHCYNYTLCQDCFWRGKLSQSHKLTHDVREYSTWNAGERGSSFRSKFLCGGGRKKRPSLPEFPREPEPSKTLDVTNIVPPLPSDLSGPNQYVDYVPNSVSPESLVGSSIGSSNTNKLTEDLDGRMDDEHKLISRYAARLAANSRQKSAGGVSKSSSQTSIDANKEQRDLMQTLQNKNRLLLKEIRRLRDEHEEASRSAAQIAQNPQLLAELKLLRQRKDELELRMSALQESRRELMVQLEGLMNLLKAENL
- the LOC141883827 gene encoding dystrobrevin alpha-like isoform X2; its protein translation is MDATTSPILARNIMNESIPKDEADQLLQDLFHEMSEEGFDEIRFAAYRTAAKLLFIQRKTNLHLVDVFNMIEAFRENGLNTLDHNTELHETRLEAIVSSIFYALNKRLPTTHYIDIERSISLVTNWLLYAYDSDAIGRMRVLSVKTALSTLCAGRLVDKLRYHFSQIEDDNGLLNFPKFEAYLRELLQLPAAVGEAPTFGFAEDMANKFISPDGPLKQNKTELLNYLECVMGSDTPLCYVWLGTLQKMANASKCEHHIQCQCCKKKPIQGFRYKCLHCYNYTLCQDCFWRGKLSQSHKLTHDVREYSTWNAGERGSSFRSKFLCGGGRKKRPSLPEFPREPEPSKTLDVTNIVPPLPSDLSGPNQYVDYVPNSVSPESLVGSSIGSSNTNKLTEDLDGRMDDEHKLISRYAARLAANSRQKSAGGVSKSSSQTSIDANKEQRDLMQTLQNKNRLLLKEIRRLRDEHEEASRSAAQIAQNPQLLAELKLLRQRKDELELRMSALQESRRELMVQLEGLMNLLKQQEKWQSKTWLDWQHKRRAKRMLLNLV
- the LOC141883827 gene encoding dystrobrevin alpha-like isoform X3, producing the protein MDATTSPILARNIMNESIPKDEADQLLQDLFHEMSEEGFDEIRFAAYRTAAKLLFIQRKTNLHLVDVFNMIEAFRENGLNTLDHNTELHETRLEAIVSSIFYALNKRLPTTHYIDIERSISLVTNWLLYAYDSDAIGRMRVLSVKTALSTLCAGRLVDKLRYHFSQIEDDNGLLNFPKFEAYLRELLQLPAAVGEAPTFGFAEDMANKFISPDGPLKQNKTELLNYLECVMGSDTPLCYVWLGTLQKMANASKCEHHIQCQCCKKKPIQGFRYKCLHCYNYTLCQDCFWRGKLSQSHKLTHDVREYSTWNAGERGSSFRSKFLCGGGRKKRPSLPEFPREPEPSKTLDVTNIVPPLPSDLSGPNQYVDYVPNSVSPESLVGSSIGSSNTNKLTEDLDGRMDDEHKLISRYAARLAANSRQKSAGGVSKSSSQTSIDANKEQRDLMQTLQNKNRLLLKEIRRLRDEHEEASRSAAQIAQNPQLLAELKLLRQRKDELELRMSALQESRRELMVQLEGLMNLLKQEKWQSKTWLDWQHKRRAKRMLLNLV